Proteins from one Ramlibacter sp. PS4R-6 genomic window:
- a CDS encoding transglutaminase family protein: MSIHAALNHVSHYQYDRPVQLGPQVVRLRPAPHTRSKIVSYSLKVEPAQHFINWQQDPFANYQARLVFPEKTTQFTVTVDLVVEMAVYNPFDFFLEPSAEKFPFQYDAALKEELGPYLAPEPASALVEAYLRKIDRKPLPTIDFLVTLNQMLQRDIRYLIRMEPGVQTPEETLRNASGSCRDSGWLLVQLLRHLGLAARFVSGYLIQLAPDVKALDGPSGTSVDFTDLHAWCEVYLPGAGWIGLDPTSGLLAGEGHVPLACTPQPSGAAPIEGLVDEAEVEFRHEMKVTRIWESPRVTKPYTEEQWDDVLALGDEVDSALQAGDVRLTMGGEPTFVCVDNRDAAEWNTDALGPTKRSFATQLVHKLRKEYGEGGFLHFGQGKWYPGEQLPRWALSIYWRADGQPCWRDPSLFADEREPAHYTTADAERFIRKLTANLGLGDDYVRAGYEDVFYYMWRERRLPVNVDPFESKLDDELERARLRRVFEQKLEAVVGYVLPLRADEAGPPLAGTRWVSGPWFLRDDRLFLVPGDSPMGYRLPLDSLPWSKAGERQQVIEVDPMAPRDALPTQVAFQPRDGRKTTPAATAPKRGESAGDLTRTALCVEVRDPQRANGPKAEREAGGKGNALYVFMPPLERVEDYLELLSAIEHTASELGVKVVLEGYPPPRDPRLKLLQVTPDPGVIEVNIHPAHDWKELVQHTEFLYQAAFETRLTAEKFMTDGRHTGTGGGNHFVMGGATPADSPFLRKPEVLASLLLFWHNHPSLSYLFSGLFIGPTSQAPRVDEARNDQLYELEIALEQIARNRQQYGEAMPPWVVDRTLRNILIDVTGNTHRSEFCIDKMYSPDGSTGRLGLLELRAFEMPPHARMSIVQQLLIRALVARFWREPYRASVTRWGTQLHDRFLLPTFVWMDFHDVIAEMNQAGYAFDAAWFAPHFEFRFPLVGEVQTTGMELHLRNALEPWHVMGEEGAPGGTVRYVDSSLERIEARVTGLNESRYAVTVNGRPLPLQPTGTAGEFVAGVRYKAWAPPSALHPTIPAHAPLVFDIVDTWMNRSLGGCQYHVAHPGGRNYATFPVNSYEAESRRLARFFRMGHTPGALRTPPSTFDVAASREFPFTLDLRRAD, encoded by the coding sequence ATGTCCATCCATGCCGCGCTGAACCACGTCAGCCACTACCAGTACGACCGCCCCGTGCAGCTCGGCCCGCAGGTGGTGCGTTTGCGGCCCGCGCCGCACACGCGCAGCAAGATCGTCTCGTATTCGCTCAAGGTCGAACCGGCGCAGCACTTCATCAACTGGCAGCAGGACCCGTTCGCCAACTACCAGGCGCGGCTGGTGTTCCCGGAGAAGACGACGCAGTTCACCGTGACGGTGGACCTGGTCGTCGAGATGGCGGTCTACAACCCCTTCGACTTCTTCCTGGAGCCCAGCGCCGAGAAATTCCCCTTCCAGTACGACGCGGCACTGAAGGAGGAGCTCGGGCCCTACCTGGCGCCCGAGCCGGCCTCGGCGCTGGTGGAAGCGTACCTGCGCAAGATCGACCGCAAGCCGCTGCCGACGATCGACTTCCTGGTGACGCTGAACCAGATGCTCCAGCGCGACATCCGCTACCTCATTCGCATGGAGCCCGGCGTGCAGACGCCGGAGGAGACGCTGCGCAACGCCAGCGGGTCGTGCCGCGACTCGGGCTGGCTCCTGGTGCAGCTGCTGCGGCACCTGGGCCTGGCGGCGCGCTTCGTCTCCGGCTACCTGATCCAGCTCGCACCCGACGTGAAGGCGCTCGATGGGCCGAGCGGCACTTCCGTCGACTTCACCGACCTGCACGCGTGGTGCGAGGTGTACCTGCCCGGCGCCGGCTGGATCGGCCTCGATCCCACGTCGGGCCTGCTCGCAGGCGAAGGGCACGTGCCGCTCGCCTGCACGCCGCAGCCTTCGGGCGCGGCGCCGATCGAAGGCCTGGTGGACGAAGCAGAGGTGGAGTTCCGCCACGAGATGAAGGTCACGCGCATCTGGGAATCGCCGCGCGTGACCAAGCCCTACACCGAGGAGCAATGGGACGACGTGCTGGCGCTGGGCGATGAAGTCGATAGCGCATTGCAGGCCGGCGACGTGCGCCTGACCATGGGCGGCGAGCCCACCTTCGTGTGCGTGGACAACCGCGACGCCGCCGAATGGAACACCGACGCGCTCGGGCCCACCAAGCGCAGCTTCGCGACGCAGCTGGTGCACAAGCTGCGCAAGGAATATGGCGAGGGCGGCTTCCTGCATTTCGGGCAGGGCAAGTGGTACCCGGGCGAACAGCTGCCGCGCTGGGCGCTGTCGATCTACTGGCGCGCCGACGGCCAGCCGTGCTGGCGCGACCCGTCGCTCTTCGCCGACGAGCGCGAGCCCGCCCACTACACCACGGCGGATGCGGAGCGCTTCATCCGCAAGCTCACGGCCAACCTGGGCCTGGGCGACGACTACGTGCGTGCCGGCTACGAGGACGTCTTCTATTACATGTGGCGCGAAAGGCGCCTGCCGGTCAACGTCGATCCCTTCGAATCGAAACTCGACGACGAGCTGGAGCGCGCGCGCCTGCGCCGCGTGTTCGAGCAGAAGCTCGAAGCCGTCGTCGGCTACGTGCTGCCGCTGCGCGCCGACGAGGCGGGCCCGCCGCTCGCCGGCACGCGCTGGGTGAGCGGCCCCTGGTTCCTGCGCGACGACCGCCTCTTCCTCGTGCCGGGCGACTCGCCGATGGGGTACCGCCTGCCGCTCGATTCGTTGCCCTGGTCGAAGGCGGGCGAACGGCAGCAGGTGATCGAGGTGGACCCGATGGCGCCGCGCGATGCACTGCCGACGCAGGTCGCTTTCCAGCCGCGCGATGGCCGCAAGACGACGCCGGCGGCAACCGCCCCCAAACGCGGCGAATCGGCGGGCGACCTCACGCGCACCGCCTTGTGCGTGGAAGTGCGCGACCCGCAGCGCGCCAACGGCCCCAAGGCCGAACGCGAAGCCGGCGGCAAGGGGAACGCGCTCTATGTCTTCATGCCGCCGCTCGAGCGCGTGGAGGACTACCTGGAACTGCTCTCCGCGATCGAGCACACGGCGAGCGAGCTGGGCGTGAAGGTCGTGCTCGAAGGCTACCCGCCGCCCCGCGACCCGCGCCTGAAGCTGCTGCAGGTCACGCCCGACCCCGGCGTGATCGAGGTCAACATCCATCCCGCGCACGACTGGAAGGAGCTGGTGCAGCACACCGAGTTCCTGTACCAGGCCGCGTTCGAGACGCGCCTGACCGCCGAGAAGTTCATGACCGACGGCCGCCACACCGGCACGGGCGGCGGCAACCACTTCGTCATGGGCGGCGCCACCCCCGCCGATTCACCCTTCCTGCGCAAGCCCGAGGTGCTGGCCAGCCTGCTCCTCTTCTGGCACAACCACCCGTCGCTGTCGTACCTGTTCTCCGGCCTGTTCATCGGGCCCACCAGCCAGGCGCCGCGCGTGGACGAGGCGCGCAACGACCAGCTGTACGAACTGGAGATCGCGCTGGAGCAAATCGCGCGCAACCGCCAGCAATACGGCGAGGCGATGCCGCCCTGGGTGGTGGACCGCACGCTGCGCAACATCCTCATCGACGTCACCGGCAACACGCACCGCAGCGAGTTCTGCATCGACAAGATGTACTCGCCCGACGGCTCGACCGGCCGCCTGGGCTTGCTGGAGTTGCGCGCCTTCGAGATGCCGCCGCACGCGCGCATGAGCATCGTGCAGCAGCTCCTGATCCGCGCGCTCGTCGCCCGCTTCTGGCGCGAACCCTACCGCGCCAGCGTCACGCGCTGGGGCACGCAGCTGCACGACCGCTTCCTGCTGCCCACCTTCGTGTGGATGGATTTCCACGACGTGATCGCCGAGATGAACCAGGCCGGCTATGCCTTCGACGCCGCGTGGTTCGCGCCGCATTTCGAGTTCCGCTTCCCGCTGGTGGGCGAGGTCCAGACCACCGGCATGGAGCTGCACCTGCGCAACGCGCTGGAGCCGTGGCACGTGATGGGCGAGGAAGGCGCACCCGGCGGCACCGTGCGCTACGTCGATTCGTCGCTGGAGCGCATCGAGGCGCGCGTGACCGGCCTGAACGAGAGCCGCTACGCCGTCACCGTGAACGGCCGGCCGCTGCCGCTGCAGCCCACGGGCACCGCCGGCGAATTCGTCGCCGGCGTGCGCTACAAGGCGTGGGCGCCGCCGAGCGCGCTGCACCCGACGATCCCCGCGCACGCGCCGCTGGTGTTCGACATCGTGGATACGTGGATGAACCGCTCGCTCGGCGGCTGCCAATACCACGTCGCGCACCCCGGCGGCCGCAACTACGCCACGTTCCCCGTCAATTCGTACGAGGCCGAGAGCCGCCGGCTCGCGCGCTTCTTCCGCATGGGGCACACGCCCGGCGCGCTGCGCACGCCGCCTAGCACGTTCGACGTGGCGGCCAGCCGAGAATTTCCTTTCACGCTCGACCTGCGCCGCGCCGATTGA